One genomic window of Arachis stenosperma cultivar V10309 chromosome 10, arast.V10309.gnm1.PFL2, whole genome shotgun sequence includes the following:
- the LOC130954833 gene encoding probable pectinesterase/pectinesterase inhibitor 51, translating into MKRKPHKPVILSFLFPITRSTILILSMASLLSLSLCIFLSLFLSSSNAQLTPSLPVLQACKATRFPLICHTTLSSVTQTNPDPTPVELVQSAINSSYTKLHDAITMISSLYEDSIASNRTRATAAKTCIQILRYSRRRTFLAADAVPRNATKDARAWLSASLAYQYGCWSSLKYANDTLSVAEAMVFVDSLTYITSNALSMVASYDLFGNDTASWRPPLTERNGFWEPPVASGGFGSAYKLGVPSKLTPDATVCKNGDGCYRTVQEAVHAAPDNLKVGERMFVIYIKEGVYEEKVRVPPKKKNVVFLGDGMGKTIITGSRSVGLMPGMSTYHSATVGVLGDGFMAKDLTIQNTAGADAHQAVAFRSDSDLSVIENCEFIGNQDTLYAQTLRQFYKNCRIIGNVDFIFGNSASIFQDCEILVKPRIVDPEKGETNAITAQGRTDPGQSTGFVFWNCSFNGTEEYMALYHSKPQAHKNYLGRPWKEYARTVFINSTLEALIAPEGWMPWSGDFALLTLYYGEFENSGPGSNLAKRVPWSSRIPSEHVDTYSAQNFIQGTHWIPSSL; encoded by the exons ATGAAGAGAAAACCTCATAAACCCGTGATATTGAGCTTCTTGTTCCCAATAACGAGATCCACCATTCTCATCCTCTCCATGGCTTCCCTCCTCTCCCTCTCGCTCTGCATCTTCCTCTCCCTCTTTCTTTCATCCTCCAACGCCCAACTTACCCCTTCCCTCCCTGTCCTTCAAGCATGCAAGGCCACGCGCTTCCCTCTCATATGCCACACCACGCTCAGTTCCGTGACCCAAACAAACCCTGACCCAACCCCAGTCGAGCTCGTCCAATCCGCCATTAATTCTTCCTACACCAAACTCCACGATGCCATCACCATGATCTCCTCCCTCTACGAGGACTCCATCGCCAGCAACCGCACCCGTGCCACCGCGGCCAAGACCTGCATTCAGATCCTCCGCTACTCCCGCCGCCGCACTTTCCTCGCCGCCGACGCCGTCCCCCGGAATGCCACAAAAGACGCCCGCGCATGGCTCAGCGCCTCCTTGGCCTACCAGTACGGTTGCTGGTCCAGCCTCAAGTATGCCAACGACACCCTCTCCGTCGCGGAGGCGATGGTTTTTGTAGATTCCCTTACCTACATCACCAGCAACGCCCTCAGCATGGTCGCATCCTACGACCTCTTCGGCAACGACACCGCTTCATGGAGGCCGCCGTTAACGGAGCGTAACGGCTTCTGGGAGCCACCGGTCGCTTCGGGTGGGTTCGGATCGGCATATAAATTAGGAGTGCCGTCGAAATTGACGCCAGACGCTACCGTTTGCAAGAACGGGGATGGTTGTTACAGGACGGTGCAGGAGGCGGTTCACGCGGCGCCGGATAACCTTAAGGTCGGAGAACGGATGTTCGTGATTTACATAAAGGAAGGGGTATATGAAGAGAAGGTCAGGGTTCCGCCGAAGAAGAAGAATGTGGTGTTCTTGGGCGATGGAATGGGCAAAACCATCATCACCGGTTCCCGCAGCGTTGGGCTTATGCCTGGAATGTCAACCTATCACTCAGCCACCGTCG GGGTTCTTGGGGATGGATTCATGGCCAAGGATCTCACCATCCAGAACACGGCTGGTGCTGACGCGCACCAGGCGGTGGCCTTCCGATCGGACAGTGATCTTTCCGTCATTGAGAATTGTGAGTTCATTGGCAACCAAGACACACTCTATGCTCAAACCCTGCGCCAGTTTTACAAAAATTGCCGGATCATTGGCAATGTGGATTTCATCTTCGGAAACTCGGCGTCAATCTTCCAAGACTGCGAAATCCTGGTCAAGCCGAGGATAGTCGATCCGGAGAAGGGAGAGACCAATGCCATCACGGCACAGGGCAGGACGGACCCTGGTCAGTCGACCGGCTTTGTTTTCTGGAATTGCTCGTTTAATGGCACTGAGGAATATATGGCATTGTATCACAGCAAGCCTCAAGCACACAAGAACTATCTAGGTAGGCCATGGAAGGAGTATGCTAGGACAGTATTCATTAATTCAACCTTGGAAGCCCTGATTGCACCGGAGGGTTGGATGCCTTGGAGCGGGGACTTTGCGCTGTTGACGCTATACTATGGAGAATTCGAGAACTCAGGACCTGGTTCGAATTTGGCTAAAAGAGTTCCATGGAGCAGCAGGATCCCCAGTGAGCATGTGGATACTTACTCAGCTCAGAATTTCATTCAAGGAACTCATTGGATTCCGTCATCTCTGTGA